One window of Nocardia nova SH22a genomic DNA carries:
- a CDS encoding SDR family NAD(P)-dependent oxidoreductase: MSKVWFVTGSSRGFGRRFVEAALSRGDRVAATARAVESLAPLAAEYENALLPMELDVTDRAAVRAAVARAHGVFGRLDIVVNNAGYGLFGAVEELSEQQIRDQFETNFFGALWVTQAVLPLLREQRGGHIIQMSSIAGVIALPNLGGYHASKWALEGLSDALAQEVAGQHIHVTLVEPGGFATDWSGASAVHADPLPIYDPVRSRSVSSPGDPSAASAALLRIVDAENPPLRVFFGSTPGKVVPHVYSARLQTWQEWADVAELAQG; this comes from the coding sequence ATGAGCAAGGTTTGGTTCGTCACCGGTTCGTCGCGCGGCTTCGGTCGCCGATTCGTCGAGGCCGCACTGTCTCGCGGTGATCGTGTCGCGGCCACCGCACGAGCTGTCGAATCACTGGCGCCGCTGGCCGCCGAGTACGAAAATGCGCTGCTGCCAATGGAACTCGACGTTACCGACCGTGCGGCCGTCCGTGCGGCGGTTGCACGTGCCCACGGTGTTTTCGGTCGTCTCGACATCGTGGTGAACAATGCCGGCTACGGACTGTTCGGCGCGGTGGAGGAGCTGTCGGAACAACAGATCCGTGACCAGTTCGAGACCAACTTCTTCGGAGCCCTGTGGGTGACGCAGGCGGTGTTGCCGCTGCTACGGGAGCAACGCGGCGGGCACATCATCCAGATGTCGTCGATCGCCGGAGTGATCGCGCTGCCCAACCTGGGTGGCTACCACGCCTCGAAATGGGCATTGGAGGGCTTGTCCGACGCCCTGGCTCAAGAGGTTGCCGGGCAGCATATTCACGTAACTCTCGTCGAGCCCGGCGGTTTCGCCACCGACTGGTCGGGTGCGTCTGCCGTGCACGCCGATCCACTGCCGATCTACGACCCGGTGCGATCGCGTTCGGTGTCGAGCCCAGGAGACCCGTCCGCGGCGAGCGCGGCACTGCTTCGGATCGTCGATGCCGAAAATCCGCCGTTGCGAGTGTTTTTCGGGTCGACGCCGGGGAAGGTGGTACCGCACGTCTATTCCGCGCGTCTGCAGACCTGGCAGGAGTGGGCCGATGTCGCGGAACTGGCGCAGGGCTGA
- a CDS encoding SDR family NAD(P)-dependent oxidoreductase, which produces MLIEPTLTSTLLAGQVALVTGGSRGIGGATSALLAANGAEVVVADVDKAKADQTVTEINDNYGPGTATAVATDLVQPGACDALVEQTLAHYGSLDIVVNNAGYAWDGRVHAMSDEQFQAMLDIHLVVPFRLARACAPVFRAAARSDAAEGVVRHRKTVMVSSMAGLIGLDGAANYASAKAGVLGLMRSLAQEWGSLNVNVNAVAFGIIQTRFGQPQSEREVIHTGGRTIQVGMPAKQAQRLGVTVDPDHPPTEAEIYASKPLPFVSLGRTGTITEAADAIFWLCSPLSNYVTGQVIPINGGSRAG; this is translated from the coding sequence ATGCTGATCGAACCCACCCTCACCAGCACCCTGCTCGCGGGACAGGTCGCCCTCGTGACAGGCGGATCGCGCGGGATCGGGGGCGCCACCTCGGCACTGCTGGCCGCCAACGGCGCCGAAGTCGTTGTCGCCGACGTCGACAAGGCCAAAGCCGATCAGACCGTGACCGAGATCAACGACAACTACGGGCCCGGCACCGCGACCGCCGTTGCCACCGACCTCGTCCAGCCGGGGGCGTGCGACGCACTGGTCGAGCAGACCCTCGCGCATTACGGCAGCTTGGACATCGTGGTCAACAACGCCGGTTATGCCTGGGACGGCCGCGTCCACGCGATGTCGGACGAGCAATTCCAGGCGATGCTGGACATCCACCTGGTCGTCCCGTTCCGGCTGGCGCGCGCCTGCGCACCGGTCTTCCGTGCCGCGGCGCGATCCGACGCGGCCGAAGGCGTTGTCCGCCATCGCAAAACGGTGATGGTCTCCTCGATGGCCGGTCTGATCGGCCTGGACGGCGCGGCCAACTACGCGTCGGCCAAGGCCGGGGTTCTCGGCCTGATGCGCAGCCTGGCCCAGGAATGGGGATCGCTGAACGTCAACGTCAACGCCGTCGCCTTCGGCATCATCCAAACCCGTTTCGGCCAGCCGCAATCCGAACGGGAGGTCATCCACACCGGCGGTCGCACCATCCAGGTCGGGATGCCCGCCAAACAGGCGCAGCGGCTCGGTGTCACCGTCGATCCCGACCACCCGCCGACCGAGGCCGAGATCTATGCCTCGAAGCCGTTGCCGTTCGTCTCCCTCGGCCGCACCGGAACCATCACCGAGGCCGCCGACGCCATCTTCTGGCTGTGCTCACCACTGTCGAATTACGTAACCGGCCAGGTGATTCCGATCAACGGCGGTTCGCGCGCGGGCTGA
- a CDS encoding SDR family NAD(P)-dependent oxidoreductase gives MSEASGSMSEMLDLTGEVALVTGAGRGVGATTAQFLAAQGAAVAVNDFHLERAQAVAAQITAEGGTAIAVGADITEYEQVQAAADLISEQLGWTSILVNNAGNAGAEPAANQPFWESGPEQWAPFLQVNLYGVLACCRAVVPGMISARHGRIITVVSDAGRVGAAGLEAYGAAKAGAAGLMRSLAHSLGRFGITANSVALGITRTPAMDAVLADADLVARVLSRYPLRRVGEPADAAAMISFLASGAGGWITGQTYPVNGGFSVTR, from the coding sequence ATGTCTGAAGCCTCCGGCTCGATGTCGGAAATGCTCGACCTCACCGGCGAAGTGGCGCTGGTGACCGGCGCGGGGCGCGGAGTCGGTGCGACCACAGCGCAATTCCTTGCTGCGCAAGGCGCCGCGGTGGCAGTCAACGACTTCCACCTCGAGCGCGCGCAAGCCGTCGCCGCACAGATCACCGCCGAAGGCGGCACCGCGATCGCCGTCGGCGCAGACATCACCGAATACGAACAGGTCCAGGCCGCCGCCGACCTCATCTCCGAGCAACTGGGCTGGACCTCGATCCTGGTCAACAATGCCGGTAACGCGGGCGCGGAACCTGCTGCGAACCAGCCGTTCTGGGAGTCTGGCCCCGAGCAGTGGGCTCCTTTTCTTCAGGTGAATCTGTACGGCGTTCTCGCATGTTGCCGCGCGGTCGTCCCCGGGATGATCTCCGCCCGTCACGGCCGGATCATCACCGTCGTCAGCGATGCCGGGCGCGTCGGTGCGGCGGGACTCGAGGCGTACGGCGCAGCCAAAGCCGGAGCCGCCGGGCTCATGCGATCGCTGGCACACAGCCTCGGCCGCTTCGGCATCACCGCCAACAGTGTGGCGCTCGGCATCACCCGCACCCCGGCCATGGACGCGGTACTCGCCGATGCGGATCTGGTCGCCCGAGTCCTGTCCCGGTACCCCTTGCGCCGGGTGGGCGAACCGGCTGACGCGGCGGCCATGATCAGCTTCCTCGCCTCCGGCGCCGGAGGCTGGATCACCGGGCAAACCTATCCCGTCAACGGAGGATTCAGTGTCACCCGATAA
- a CDS encoding crotonase/enoyl-CoA hydratase family protein yields the protein MSPDNESIYPPTELGEATHEAIRTEVVEKHILIITIDRPERRNAFDGATARAMETTIDEFEADDSLRVAILTGSDVVFSAGQDLIAAAGGDMATTERRGGFGIMAQPPAKPLIAAVEGHALAGGLELCLACDLIVSSRTASMGLPEAARSLVAVGGGCFRLPKRIPYHLAMELILTGKPWPATHFADLGLVNRLTEPGHALAGALELARAIVAAGPLAVRASKQIAMHAHDWTDDEAWRKQWEYASAITDSEDLREGLRAFAEKRTPVWKGR from the coding sequence GTGTCACCCGATAACGAAAGCATCTACCCGCCAACAGAACTCGGCGAGGCGACGCACGAGGCGATCCGCACCGAAGTGGTCGAGAAACATATCCTGATCATCACCATCGACCGGCCGGAACGCCGCAATGCCTTCGACGGCGCGACCGCTCGTGCCATGGAAACGACGATCGACGAGTTCGAGGCCGACGACTCCCTGCGCGTCGCAATCCTCACCGGCTCCGACGTCGTGTTCTCCGCCGGACAGGATCTCATCGCCGCCGCCGGCGGCGATATGGCCACCACCGAGCGACGCGGCGGATTCGGCATCATGGCCCAGCCACCGGCCAAACCTCTCATCGCCGCCGTCGAGGGCCACGCGCTCGCGGGCGGGCTGGAGCTGTGCCTGGCCTGCGATCTGATCGTGTCCTCGCGGACCGCGTCGATGGGCCTGCCCGAGGCCGCCCGGTCACTGGTGGCGGTCGGCGGTGGATGCTTCCGGCTACCCAAGCGCATTCCCTACCACCTGGCCATGGAACTGATTTTGACCGGTAAACCCTGGCCCGCAACACATTTCGCCGACCTCGGCTTGGTCAACAGGCTCACCGAACCCGGTCACGCCCTGGCCGGCGCGCTCGAACTCGCCCGTGCCATCGTCGCAGCCGGGCCGCTGGCCGTGCGCGCGAGCAAACAGATCGCGATGCACGCCCACGACTGGACCGACGACGAGGCCTGGCGCAAACAATGGGAATACGCCTCCGCGATCACCGATTCCGAGGATCTGCGAGAAGGTCTGCGAGCCTTCGCCGAGAAACGCACCCCGGTATGGAAAGGACGCTGA
- a CDS encoding TetR/AcrR family transcriptional regulator — protein sequence MAARTDRSAQQPAGNPVGRARRTQQERTAQAERALLDAAEELFSRRGVDQTSLADVGQLAGYSRGLVNHHFGSKSTLVDELARRIQSQFVSDTKAALDAARAEVDAVEVLANLVAEYLAAIARHEQTGRAFFVMWGASIPSEAALRPVFATDDANFREGVEAILRSGQDDGSVDSDVDPASSAVTVIGMLRGIAAQYLIAPESIDLDAATRATRQILRRSLGPAHRP from the coding sequence ATGGCGGCTCGCACGGACAGGTCGGCGCAACAGCCCGCAGGCAATCCTGTCGGCCGTGCGCGCCGCACCCAGCAGGAACGCACCGCTCAGGCAGAGCGGGCACTGCTCGACGCCGCGGAGGAGTTGTTCTCCCGACGCGGTGTCGATCAGACCTCGCTGGCCGATGTGGGCCAGCTCGCCGGATACAGTCGCGGGCTGGTCAACCACCATTTCGGCAGCAAATCCACACTCGTCGACGAACTCGCCCGGCGCATCCAGTCCCAGTTCGTCAGCGACACCAAAGCCGCGCTGGATGCGGCCCGCGCCGAGGTCGACGCCGTCGAAGTGCTGGCGAATCTGGTGGCGGAATATCTGGCCGCGATCGCACGGCACGAACAGACCGGCCGGGCGTTCTTCGTCATGTGGGGCGCGTCGATACCGTCCGAGGCAGCGCTGCGTCCCGTCTTCGCCACCGACGACGCGAACTTTCGCGAGGGCGTCGAGGCCATCCTGCGATCCGGTCAGGATGACGGAAGTGTCGACTCGGACGTCGACCCGGCATCCAGCGCGGTCACGGTGATCGGCATGCTGCGCGGCATCGCGGCACAATACCTGATCGCCCCGGAATCGATCGACCTCGACGCAGCGACCCGGGCCACCCGGCAAATCCTCCGGCGCAGCCTGGGACCGGCGCACCGGCCGTAA
- a CDS encoding CaiB/BaiF CoA-transferase family protein, which translates to MRIIDMLGPHVAMSTRYLADLGAEVITVTSPADTAERTPDSAGPDLRAAIEDANKLSVVLDLDTPGGRDVLLRLLSTADVWVIAARQEELVALDLPNIRARLPRLVVVSVTDFGLTGPYRHYRGDETTRAAMAGILCRSGIAGRPPLLPPANILDNAIAAQISWAILIAHWHRLHTGSGDHLDISLLDTATQVFDPAFGAGPTAGYGRPWSEYPHGRPDAGSYYPVFDCADGQVRITVLSPQQWRSLWRWLGEPEEFADPRYERTVERQAAHSRLAPLIAKLFAGRSAMELAAEGQRRGVPMAPVLALGDVVRANHFHERDICIDLEVAPGVDVPVPAGYVEINGIRAGIRHPARRPGADNEAILGNLPERVAAAIVRPGARRARGRPLAGLRVIDMGIIIAGAEAGRMFADYGAEVIKVENRAHPDGSRAPFTGEVLPAFAWGNRNKQSIDIDLRTTAGAELLAELLDSADVLLSNFKPGTLDKLGFGRERLMQINPNLVTVQSNAVGDVGPWSSWMGYGPLVRAVCGLSSLWQYPDTVGAAADGLTVYPDHVAGRIVATAALAALIGRRRDQRVTHVTCAQSDIILTALATDIAAEARAPGSVRPHGNAVGTDVPSGVYPCAGDDEWCVISIHDSADYHRLRSVLPLPDLPDAERRRVERAELDAAVSAWTRQRTCDEVTQTLQAAGICAGPMRRIPSFATDPAFRQHRIFTTLYQPTVREPIVAERRQFSSEYIADAGRLPAPAQGQHTRHICTDLLGLTDDDVDRLIHEGVLDEPDPWAPVHYDTDYSRRT; encoded by the coding sequence ATGCGCATCATCGACATGCTCGGTCCCCACGTGGCAATGAGCACTCGCTACCTGGCAGATCTGGGCGCCGAGGTCATCACGGTCACCTCGCCCGCCGATACAGCGGAACGGACGCCGGACTCGGCCGGGCCCGACCTGCGGGCCGCGATCGAGGACGCGAACAAGCTCAGCGTCGTGCTCGACCTCGATACTCCCGGCGGGCGCGATGTCCTGCTCAGACTCCTGTCGACCGCGGACGTCTGGGTCATCGCGGCCCGGCAGGAGGAACTGGTCGCGTTGGATCTGCCGAACATACGCGCGCGGCTGCCGCGTCTGGTGGTGGTATCGGTTACCGATTTCGGGCTCACCGGCCCCTACCGCCACTATCGTGGTGACGAAACCACTCGTGCGGCCATGGCCGGAATTCTGTGCCGCTCGGGAATCGCAGGCCGACCGCCGCTGCTGCCGCCTGCCAACATTCTCGACAACGCCATCGCAGCCCAGATCTCGTGGGCGATTCTCATCGCCCACTGGCACCGGCTGCACACCGGCTCGGGCGACCACCTCGACATCTCGCTGCTCGACACCGCCACCCAGGTGTTCGATCCCGCCTTCGGAGCCGGACCCACCGCCGGATACGGCCGACCCTGGTCCGAGTATCCGCACGGTCGGCCGGACGCCGGCTCCTACTACCCGGTTTTCGACTGCGCCGACGGGCAGGTCCGCATCACCGTCCTCTCGCCTCAGCAGTGGCGTTCACTATGGCGGTGGCTCGGCGAACCGGAAGAGTTCGCCGACCCTCGATACGAACGCACCGTCGAACGACAAGCCGCGCACTCGCGGCTGGCACCACTGATCGCGAAGCTGTTCGCCGGGCGCTCGGCGATGGAACTCGCTGCCGAGGGCCAACGGCGAGGCGTTCCCATGGCTCCGGTGCTCGCCTTGGGTGACGTAGTGCGCGCGAACCACTTCCACGAGCGCGATATCTGCATCGACCTGGAGGTTGCGCCTGGCGTCGACGTCCCCGTTCCCGCGGGCTATGTCGAGATCAACGGCATCCGTGCCGGAATCAGGCACCCCGCACGCCGCCCGGGTGCGGACAACGAGGCAATCCTGGGCAATTTGCCGGAACGGGTGGCCGCGGCCATTGTCCGCCCCGGCGCGCGACGAGCGCGCGGGCGCCCGCTGGCCGGGCTGCGTGTGATCGATATGGGGATCATCATCGCCGGTGCCGAGGCCGGCAGAATGTTCGCCGACTACGGCGCCGAGGTCATCAAGGTCGAAAACCGTGCCCACCCCGACGGCAGCCGCGCTCCGTTCACCGGCGAGGTGCTCCCCGCCTTCGCCTGGGGTAACCGCAACAAACAGAGCATCGATATCGACCTCCGCACGACCGCAGGCGCCGAACTGCTCGCCGAGTTACTGGACTCTGCCGATGTACTGCTGAGCAACTTCAAGCCGGGCACCCTGGACAAGCTGGGATTCGGACGCGAGCGGCTCATGCAGATCAACCCGAATCTGGTGACAGTCCAGTCGAATGCGGTCGGCGACGTCGGCCCGTGGAGTTCGTGGATGGGATACGGCCCGTTGGTTCGCGCGGTGTGTGGTCTCAGCTCGCTGTGGCAGTATCCGGATACGGTCGGCGCGGCCGCGGACGGGTTGACGGTCTATCCCGACCACGTGGCCGGTCGCATCGTCGCCACCGCTGCACTCGCAGCACTCATCGGGCGCCGCCGTGACCAGCGAGTCACCCATGTGACCTGTGCTCAGTCCGACATCATTCTCACCGCGCTGGCCACCGACATCGCCGCCGAGGCCCGCGCGCCCGGATCCGTCCGCCCACACGGGAATGCGGTGGGCACAGACGTACCCAGTGGGGTGTATCCCTGTGCCGGCGACGACGAATGGTGCGTGATCAGCATTCACGACTCGGCCGATTACCACCGCCTGCGCTCGGTCCTGCCACTACCGGATCTTCCCGACGCCGAACGCCGCCGCGTCGAACGCGCCGAACTAGACGCCGCCGTTTCCGCCTGGACCCGGCAACGGACCTGCGACGAGGTCACGCAGACGCTGCAGGCCGCCGGGATATGTGCCGGGCCGATGCGCCGCATCCCCAGCTTCGCGACCGATCCGGCATTCCGGCAGCACCGCATATTCACCACGCTCTATCAACCCACCGTCCGCGAACCGATCGTCGCGGAACGGCGGCAGTTCAGCTCCGAGTACATCGCAGATGCCGGCCGGCTCCCGGCCCCTGCCCAAGGACAGCACACCCGGCACATCTGCACCGATCTACTCGGGCTCACCGACGACGACGTCGACCGGCTGATCCACGAAGGCGTCCTCGACGAACCCGATCCGTGGGCGCCCGTCCACTACGACACCGACTACTCCAGGAGGACGTGA
- a CDS encoding class I adenylate-forming enzyme family protein, giving the protein MIQAEPGSPEYWATHRPDRIAVISGATHLTYKQWNDAADRVAEGLAQQGLRPGDRIGMRFRLAAEWFVVQRALQKLGVAQVAVNWRLTPDEAMYILRDSEAKGLACNDIDISGWARNDIGVLVTVGQDGSAAGVRYEDLLQTHDAPARFGPARPSLVLYTSGTTGRPRGVPPVDPTTITDPGRLARYISSVGGTPPLPDGVTTLLTLPIHHGAGPDAVARACRHGGTVVTLDPFDAENAIRLIAERKIQSWGTVPTMLLRIQNLPAEILDRHDLSSIEQIGVGAAPVPHSLKEWVIDRFGNDVLWEHYGASEAGMISYTAPEHQRSKPGTSGHPYDGVDIAIVDEQWQRLPVGEAGEIAVSTPIVLRRYLGGPELGEDVIKDGFYRTGDVGYLDEDGFLFITDRIKDMIVAGGVNIYPAEIEKALVSHPHVVDAAVIGIPDDDFGEKPLAFIVPAVTAPTEAELSAYLDGRLARYKRPRQFVFVDELPRNSIGKVVKHQLRQPYWEGRERNV; this is encoded by the coding sequence ATGATCCAAGCCGAACCTGGATCCCCGGAATACTGGGCCACACATCGACCGGACCGGATCGCGGTGATCAGTGGCGCCACGCACCTGACCTACAAGCAGTGGAACGACGCTGCCGACCGCGTGGCCGAGGGACTGGCCCAGCAGGGCTTGCGCCCCGGCGACCGGATCGGGATGCGATTCCGGCTGGCGGCGGAATGGTTCGTCGTCCAGCGCGCACTGCAGAAGCTCGGAGTGGCCCAGGTGGCCGTGAACTGGCGGCTGACCCCGGACGAGGCGATGTACATCCTGCGCGACAGCGAGGCGAAGGGCCTGGCGTGCAACGACATCGATATCAGCGGGTGGGCGCGCAACGACATAGGGGTGCTCGTCACGGTCGGGCAGGACGGGTCCGCCGCAGGCGTGCGTTACGAAGATCTCCTGCAAACCCACGATGCCCCAGCACGTTTCGGTCCCGCACGGCCTTCACTGGTGCTCTACACCTCCGGCACCACCGGCCGCCCGCGAGGTGTACCGCCGGTCGACCCGACGACGATCACCGATCCCGGACGCCTGGCACGCTACATCTCCTCGGTGGGCGGCACTCCGCCCCTGCCCGATGGCGTCACCACACTGCTGACCCTGCCCATTCACCACGGCGCCGGACCCGATGCCGTGGCGCGGGCCTGCCGCCACGGCGGCACGGTCGTGACTCTCGATCCGTTCGACGCCGAGAACGCGATCCGGCTGATCGCCGAACGCAAGATCCAATCGTGGGGAACGGTCCCGACGATGCTGCTGCGCATCCAGAACCTGCCCGCCGAGATACTCGACCGGCACGATCTGTCCTCGATCGAACAGATCGGCGTCGGGGCCGCACCGGTGCCGCATTCGCTGAAGGAGTGGGTGATCGACCGTTTCGGCAACGATGTGCTGTGGGAGCATTACGGCGCCAGCGAGGCCGGCATGATCAGCTACACCGCACCCGAACACCAACGCAGTAAGCCCGGCACCAGCGGCCATCCCTACGACGGGGTCGACATCGCGATCGTCGACGAGCAGTGGCAGCGGCTACCGGTCGGCGAGGCAGGTGAAATCGCCGTCAGCACACCGATCGTGCTGCGCCGCTATCTCGGCGGACCGGAACTTGGTGAGGACGTGATCAAGGACGGTTTCTACCGCACCGGCGACGTAGGTTATCTCGACGAGGACGGCTTCCTGTTCATCACCGACCGGATCAAGGACATGATCGTCGCCGGTGGCGTCAACATCTATCCGGCCGAGATCGAGAAGGCACTGGTTTCCCATCCACACGTGGTAGACGCCGCGGTGATCGGCATTCCCGACGACGACTTCGGCGAGAAGCCCCTCGCCTTCATCGTCCCGGCGGTGACGGCGCCCACCGAAGCGGAGCTGTCGGCGTATCTCGACGGCCGACTCGCCCGCTACAAACGGCCGCGCCAGTTCGTCTTCGTCGACGAACTACCCCGCAACTCGATCGGCAAGGTAGTCAAACATCAACTGCGCCAACCCTACTGGGAAGGACGCGAACGCAATGTCTGA
- a CDS encoding PucR family transcriptional regulator: protein MGVALGRSSELGAQRPTTIKDEEDLRRHVEAAVTTLFGDTAYTMLGSSGGTILLPSEADERFPETVLPALTRAAGSPVSVTAVRSRANAISRATELAHDLLDIVVRLGYASGLYTLGDLTLEYQLTRPGPATGLLIAPLEPILAAPELIETLRHHIAGSFNRQKTATALGIHRNTVDYRLRRIKDLTGLDPSNQPDLLRLQSALIIHAYRTRTAPHA, encoded by the coding sequence ATGGGCGTCGCACTCGGTCGCTCGTCCGAACTCGGCGCGCAGCGGCCGACGACCATCAAGGATGAAGAGGACCTGCGACGACATGTCGAGGCTGCGGTGACGACGCTGTTCGGCGACACCGCGTACACCATGCTGGGCAGTAGCGGGGGAACGATTCTTCTCCCCTCGGAAGCCGACGAACGGTTCCCGGAGACGGTACTGCCGGCACTCACACGAGCCGCCGGCAGCCCTGTGTCGGTCACTGCGGTCCGTAGCCGGGCAAACGCAATCTCGCGGGCCACCGAGCTGGCACACGACCTCCTCGACATCGTCGTGCGACTCGGGTATGCATCCGGCCTGTACACACTCGGCGACCTCACGCTCGAATACCAGCTCACCCGGCCCGGCCCGGCAACCGGCCTGTTGATCGCACCCCTCGAGCCGATTCTGGCCGCGCCGGAACTGATCGAAACCCTGCGGCATCACATCGCCGGCAGTTTCAACCGGCAGAAGACTGCTACGGCACTCGGTATCCACCGCAATACTGTCGATTATCGATTGCGCCGCATCAAAGATCTCACCGGACTCGACCCGTCCAACCAACCCGACCTGCTGCGGCTACAGTCGGCGCTCATCATCCACGCCTATCGCACCCGCACCGCTCCCCATGCCTGA
- a CDS encoding NAD(P)H-dependent flavin oxidoreductase — MSTPICKELGIEIPLFAFTHCRDVVVAVSKAGGFGVLGAASYDPDELDQALTWIDDHIDGKPYGVDILAPATYEGQGQQLSAEELRSRIPAEHQQFVTHVLAEHDVTSVAPRGRRRSLVEDGLGQEFLAVSMRHPIKLIANALGVPPQYMIDAAKAAGIPVAALIGAKEHAVKQVLAGVDILVAQGTEAGGHCGEVTTMVLVPEVIEAIAPIRPVPVLAAGGIVTGRQMAAAVALGAQGAWTGSVWLTTEEAETAPYTVRKMLTASSRDTVRSKARTGKYSRQLRSAWTEAWSAPDAPEPLPMPLQGLLSEPALRQVDRLAERGDAGAQDLATYWVGQGVGLMNRVRPAAEVVYEMATDFAEAAERVAAAIQD; from the coding sequence ATGAGTACCCCCATCTGCAAGGAACTGGGAATCGAGATCCCGCTGTTCGCCTTCACCCACTGCCGCGACGTCGTCGTCGCGGTGAGCAAGGCAGGCGGGTTCGGCGTGCTGGGAGCGGCGAGCTACGACCCCGATGAGCTGGATCAGGCGCTCACGTGGATCGACGACCACATCGACGGCAAGCCCTACGGAGTCGACATCCTGGCGCCCGCGACCTACGAAGGCCAGGGCCAGCAGTTGTCGGCGGAGGAACTTCGCAGCCGGATTCCGGCCGAGCACCAGCAGTTCGTGACACACGTCCTGGCCGAACACGACGTGACGAGTGTTGCGCCGCGAGGACGGCGTAGATCGCTGGTCGAAGACGGCCTCGGGCAGGAATTCCTGGCCGTTTCGATGCGTCATCCGATCAAACTGATCGCGAACGCCCTCGGGGTCCCACCGCAGTACATGATCGACGCCGCCAAGGCGGCTGGAATTCCCGTGGCCGCGCTCATCGGCGCCAAGGAGCATGCGGTCAAACAGGTCCTGGCCGGTGTCGACATTCTCGTAGCTCAGGGCACCGAAGCCGGCGGTCACTGTGGCGAGGTCACCACGATGGTGCTGGTGCCAGAGGTCATCGAAGCGATCGCGCCGATCCGGCCGGTCCCGGTACTGGCCGCCGGTGGGATTGTCACCGGCCGTCAGATGGCGGCCGCGGTCGCGCTCGGCGCGCAGGGAGCCTGGACCGGGTCGGTGTGGTTGACCACTGAAGAAGCCGAGACCGCACCGTATACGGTGCGGAAGATGCTCACCGCCTCCTCACGCGACACCGTGCGCTCGAAAGCCCGCACCGGTAAGTACTCACGCCAGCTTCGTTCGGCGTGGACGGAGGCGTGGAGCGCCCCCGACGCACCGGAACCACTGCCGATGCCGCTGCAGGGACTGTTGAGCGAACCCGCGCTACGACAGGTGGATCGGCTCGCGGAACGCGGCGACGCGGGTGCACAGGATCTGGCAACCTATTGGGTCGGACAGGGCGTCGGATTGATGAATCGGGTACGGCCGGCGGCGGAAGTCGTGTACGAGATGGCGACCGATTTCGCCGAAGCAGCCGAACGCGTCGCCGCCGCGATCCAGGACTGA